The genomic region TGGGTTCGACTAGCCAGCATGTAAGACATTAAAACTTCAGAATTAAAACTTCAGCGATGAAGTATTTGCATAGAAGGAACAACactggatttttaaaatcatcagTGGTGAATGAACAGCTGTGTGTGGAAGTAGAAcctaaatattttgttaattaaACTGTTTTCTGCACTGGTTCATATTGGTTGGATGactagggaggaaaaaagcttcAAGAAAGGATGTTGGAATCAACGAAGAGGTACATAACTCTCAGTGTCTCTGCTGGTTTAGAAATAGTAGTAAAAGATCATTCATTGTTGATCACTCAGTGGGAGCGAGTGAAATGCTTGTgtggaaaaggcaaaagagaAGGCATACATAAGAAAAGGTGCAGAGAAAGATCACGTTTACCTGTgctgtgcccttctccgtcttttatttctcttggtttttttaggACATGGGAAGTACCACTGcttgttttcagctgtaaaatTAGTGGtccaaataaatttaaatttggCTAAAAGGGGGAAAAGCTGAGTGTATGTACAAAACATACTGAAGCCTCCATCTTTGTTGCCTTATTGTTAAGTATTATAGAATAATATTATAGATCTTTTGTATGACTGTATTCTCATATGTCGGTATTTGAGAAGTAAGGGTAAGATATGGGAGACTTAAAAGCTCTCAGTAATTTTCTTGTGCTTTGGACAGTGAGAAAACTTTGTGGACTattacagtttaaaaaagcGAAGATGGCTTCTAATCATAACCCCATTGGCCATATGTCCTTTTTATCTCCGTTGCTTTCgcagtgacaggacaggagTTAGAAATCCAAGTTCTGGATTAATGCCATTAAAAGTGGGGtgaatttctttgaaaataattagtCTCAGGGTCAAGATGCTTTATCTTTTTGTTCATCGTCatctttttcagctgaaggagTGCAATAAACCAAACCTGAGCAGCCATATTCTTTGAGAAGGACAGAAGACTGTTGGAACCATGGCAAGCCAGGTAAGATCATTTGGTCAGAAATTCAGGCTTGCAGTGCCTAAATGGATTCCAGAACCATACTCAAAATTCCTAGTAAACGTAAAGCTGAAATAGCTAGCTCGCTCTGAGTTGGGTCTTCTTTTAGTCCTCTGATTACTACCAGTAACGTGGTAACTGGTGACTGTCCTCTGGACGCTTAACTGTATCAGCTGAAGCAGGTTGGGGACATAATATTAAGCTTTGCAGTTTGGCTTATTTGAGCATGAGTTCTTCTGAAGGACCTTGCCCATAACACTCtctatataaaatatatgtagAGGTGTTGTAGAGGAAGAACATTAAAGCCTGCGTAAGTAAACAATGCTGCGAAACACCATTCTTATTTTTGGAAACCCTTGTTCTTCAGACTCTCGAGCGAGTGAGACAACCTGTGTTAATACAGCTATTGTTTCCCTCCTCTTTTGTGTAGTTGCACCACTtcctttttaaactgttttttggggtttttctttcttctttcccccccccactccccccaaGAGGCACTTTTTATGCCTCTTCCTGGCCTTGTGTCTGGGTTTGAGTTTTCCTTCAGCCAAGTTGGTGCCTGTTCCTGGTCTGCTTTCTCCTTACGTTCCATTAATCGGCCTCCTGTCGTAATTCCTGGCCTGGGAGAGTGGTTCACAGCTGGGTAGTGAGGAAAGGCATCTCACATTAAAAGAATTCCTAGGTGAGGCGAGATAGGAACAGCGGAGATCCCCTCTAGGCAAGAGTGATGATTTCCCTGCCTGCTCGTTGCTCagactgctgctgcaggagttTTTTTGAGTCCTGGAGCTCAAGTGGAACACCGTCCAGTCCTGAAGATAATTAACTAACATCTAGGATTGGCCAGCATCAAAGGgctgtttgctttttccctAATGCCAAGAGGAAGCTGTCAATCCTTTAGCCAGCTTGACAAGTCAGGGGAATATGGCTGTTCATACAATCCTTTGGCTCTGTTATTTTTGCCAGGCGTTTTCCCCAGAGGCTGCTTTCCCTCATGGGAGGCGGAGGGAGAAATGGGACCCCAGGCTTCTTTCAAGGGCAAGGTGAATATGGGGAAATCACCTGTGGTGATGGGGAGTGGGAGGGAGGAATGTAAATAAGGCTAAATACTATAAAGGTGattctttttctccctgcagGACTTAATGGCGAAAAAGAGAGAATGTCTCCAGGCCTACAGCTGGTGGAGAACACCACAGAAGAAAcggaagaaaaagaacaaaataaaaccgGGAAGAATAGAGTTTGTCCCTAGTAGTACTAATTCAGTCAGGTAAAGACCTTTTTAAATGAGCAGCTCTAACCCCTTATCAGTTTAAATCGATAGTGACAAGTGAATGgcattgcttatttttaaaatcctgaaATGGCACATCTGGTGCCTATTACACCAAGTGTTGCTTATGGAAATATGTTGCTGGTAGAGctatgaaggatttttttagttAGTCTTTCACGTAAACACTGAATAGTGGTGGCAAAATAGTGCTAGCTCTTTTGAATCATGGCTGCAACTTAATACTTTTTCTTGTTGTGCCTACCACCTCTACCCCCATTTAgacagtaaatatttcttttaaagaaaacaacttttaaaagtTCTGTTACAAAATGGGTCTTtgaaatgtggggttttttgcagGAGTGGAGTGGACCCAGAGAAATTTAGAATGTAGTGCTGGAGACTTAGCATTGCAGTCTTGTATGTTACTAAGCAGAGTTCTGCTGTTAATACTTGGATCAGATTTTGTCTCCTTGTTTGTCTGGTGATAACTGGCTGCTTATGTTTTAAGTACCTTAACACTGTAATCTGCTACCTGAGTTTCAAAGTTGACAGTTGTTGTCTTATCTTTTTTACAGACCAGATTATTCAATATTTGTTGGTGAGCTTACTCCAGAGGTGGATGATTTCCAGCTATTTGATTATTTCCTAAAGAGGTACCCCTCATGTATTGACTGCAAAATAGCAACAGACCTGCTGGGATATTCCAGGTAATGCCTGTAAAAATGTGTGATACTGTCAATATGTTTGCttctataaataatatataagaACATGAGTTGGAACTGCTTCTACATCCTCTTCAGAGGCAGGAAGGGGGAGAGATTAGTCTCTAGTATTACTTTTTTAATGGCACAGATCCTTGTGTTTCTAGAATTTTCTTGTTAGTTTAAGTGGTTAATGTGATAAGCTTCAATTTAGCCATATGCACACCTGTGTGAAAAATTAGAAGGtgggggaagggagagctgTGCACTGAAATCTCTGCTGCCATGTTTACATAGAGCAGTGTCTGCTTAGTCATCTGCAGTACTGAAGACAAAATAAtcccttttaaaatatgttaaggGGTTGAGAGACTTAATATTAGTAAATAGTGCTTAGCAGAAGTTATACTGGTCAGGCAGTGAGTCAAGCAGGGGTGAGCATGGTTACTTTTCAGACATTGCTTGCTGTAATAGACTAATTCAAGAAACTTAAGAGAAAGCATGTACTAAAAGAATGTTAGTGCTGTACAGGGGTAGGACTGGGCTAATGCTAACTAATAACTGCTGAAAATCCATAAATATGGAATCTGATTGCTTACACAAGTAACAATTAATGTATCGTTCCACTGGCTGTCAGCAAGTTGCATCTTAATGCTatcaaagaaaaagcttttttgctTCTGGCCCAAGTCTTTAATTTAGTGAAAGCATCTTCTGTGCACGTGCCAAAGAGGTTTCTTAGGTAATGGAAACTATTGTAGCTACATCTTCTGTTTTTGTAGAAGACAAACTGAATTCATTAGCTTTGTAACTGTTATGTATACcagaattttgttttctcccttttgaAAATTGTAGAGGGTATGCCTATGTCAGATTTGCTGAGCAAGGTGATCAGATGAGGGCACTGCAAGACTGCCAGAATGCACCAGGTCTGGGGGGAAAGCGAATCCGGCTGAGCATAGGAATTTCTAAAAGGTAACAAATGAGTTGTGTATTGATACAATAATTCTAAATAATCAGATTCTTGTAGCTCTGTCTCTGTAAAATCTGTAGCCCTTGCTGTAATGGCTCTATGCATCATGCAgtctacaaaaccaaaaatacagaagcattaTGCTTTGATTCCTTGATTCATCAGCCTCTTTAAGCATTACTTAGGGAATCCAAATCTCTTAAGTGTAGCCAGGTTGTCTAATTTAGGTTTAGCTGCTATTGTAACTGGCCTTAATTTTTATAGTAGCCAAGATGAATGCatccataaatattttctggGTTTGGGCTGAAGAAGGTAGAAGGGATAAGTGATTTTCTATGCTAGGGAGATTTTTCTTCTAGTTTAGGCAAGGTAGCACATCCCTAATTTTACAGTAGGCTGGCGGAGGAAGGAACTCTTAagtggaaaaatacagaatacGGGGAGGAGAGAAGCCAAAGCAGATGTTACTGGAACAGTTTTAGAATactattatttgtttttcaagagATTTGGGCAGCAAGGAATTTAAAGTTGATAGGTTTGAGAAGGTGTTTTACTTTGTTGGCTCAGTTCTTTTATTTAAGGTAATTATAATCTCTGAACAATTAGGGATTTTATATCAAATTTGACAAGCTTTGATCCAGGATAGAGGCAAAAATCACTCTTCTGTATAACACAATTTCAGTATATGATGTTAGCTTGTATGTTCTGttaaatagtaaaaataacagcttttgtttctctttgcacTGGGTAATGCTGCCAATGTTGCCTCTTTGCTTTAGAATTTAAACACTATTACCCAGGAGAGCACTGTCCAGAATTGTTTGTgagttattttgaaaaaaagaagaggtcaTAAAGAAACAGGTTTCCTTACTTCTGCTATCCAGAAGAATGTCAACAGTATTGTCAGATTCTTTTCGTGTTGAGATGTATGTAGGAGACAAGTTGGAATCAGAAGACTTTGAGACATTATCATATATTTGCTACAGCAGCAAGGCAGTAAAACAGCTGTTTATTGG from Phaenicophaeus curvirostris isolate KB17595 chromosome 3, BPBGC_Pcur_1.0, whole genome shotgun sequence harbors:
- the LOC138718944 gene encoding tRNA selenocysteine 1-associated protein 1-like isoform X1 yields the protein MGPQASFKGKDLMAKKRECLQAYSWWRTPQKKRKKKNKIKPGRIEFVPSSTNSVRPDYSIFVGELTPEVDDFQLFDYFLKRYPSCIDCKIATDLLGYSRGYAYVRFAEQGDQMRALQDCQNAPGLGGKRIRLSIGISKRLKAEFQRYQSYNYNDYYQDYQNYYSQWNYDPYTDYNYSSYAPYDNMQTVGDCSLGDAVMAPAVFEDTAAMTEINDDLITEDPQLYFDVDEMNRQFMETSEELYDSLMNCHWQPLDTVTSDIPPAI
- the LOC138718944 gene encoding tRNA selenocysteine 1-associated protein 1-like isoform X2 — its product is MASQDLMAKKRECLQAYSWWRTPQKKRKKKNKIKPGRIEFVPSSTNSVRPDYSIFVGELTPEVDDFQLFDYFLKRYPSCIDCKIATDLLGYSRGYAYVRFAEQGDQMRALQDCQNAPGLGGKRIRLSIGISKRLKAEFQRYQSYNYNDYYQDYQNYYSQWNYDPYTDYNYSSYAPYDNMQTVGDCSLGDAVMAPAVFEDTAAMTEINDDLITEDPQLYFDVDEMNRQFMETSEELYDSLMNCHWQPLDTVTSDIPPAI